A window of the Myripristis murdjan chromosome 15, fMyrMur1.1, whole genome shotgun sequence genome harbors these coding sequences:
- the LOC115372698 gene encoding fibronectin type 3 and ankyrin repeat domains 1 protein-like, protein MLPASLTKGCQTALKAPQPPMIGEATHHSIELSWENEEYEARQGPPEGWTSFSIEKMDPKSRTYGTVYVGYSSCYTVKDLEPRTQYLFRLRINKPTGESLCSQPVSACTTREPLSGMHLHKAVNMNDEEQVNRVLESGTVCVNATDKLGLTALMLAAQKGYTRIVQTLVKHGADVNMKNSTGRDSLMLACFSGHLDIVKHLRQYGAKWQSRDMGGCSPLHWAADGGHLPVIAYMIQDGCELDVRDSVSHWTPLMRVSAVSGNAAVASLLIKAGADVNAKDKDGKTPLMVAVLNNYEKLVQLLLDSGADPHVKNEFGAGAAEMANAFGRESIVRLLETKKSMAH, encoded by the exons ATGTTGCCGGCCTCACTGACAAAAG GCTGCCAAACAGCATTAAAAGCACCACAGCCTCCTATGATCGGTGAAGCCACTCACCACAGTATTGAGCTGAGCTGGGAGAATGAAGAGTATGAAGCAAGGCAGGGCCCCCCTGAGGGATGGACCAGCTTTTCTATAGAGAAGATGGACCCCAAGTCACGCACATATGGGACTGTTTATGT TGGCTACAGCAGTTGCTATACAGTTAAAGACCTGGAGCCCCGCACGCAATACTTGTTCAGACTGAGAATCAACAAGCCCACAGGAGAGTCCCTCTGTAGCCAGCCTGTGTCTGCCTGCACCACGA GGGAGCCTCTGAGTGGTATGCACCTGCACAAGGCAGTCAACATGAACGATGAGGAGCAGGTGAACAGAGTGCTCGAGTCGGG GACAGTCTGTGTGAATGCCACTGATAAACTGGGCCTCACTGCTCTCATGCTGGCTGCACAGAAAGGCTACACCAG AATAGTACAGACACTGGTGAAACACGGTGCTGATGTGAACATGAAGAATAGCACTGGAAGGGACAG CCTGATGTTAGCATGTTTTTCGGGCCACCTGGACATTGTGAAGCACCTTAGGCAGTATGGAGCTAAATGGCAGTCCCGGGACATGGGTGGCTGCAGCCCTCTCCACTGGGCTGCAGATGGAGGACACTTGCCCGTCATAGCGTACATGATCCAGGATGGCTGCGAG CTGGATGTGAGGGACAGTGTGTCTCACTGGACCCCTCTGATGAGGGTTTCTGCAGTCAGTGGGAACGCAGCAGTCGCCTCTCTGCTCATCAAAGCTGGAGCTGATGTCAATGCCAAGGATAAGGATGGCAAGACACCGCTCATG GTGGCAGTGCTGAACAACTATGAGAAGCTGGTCCAGCTGCTGTTGGATAGCGGAGCAGACCCTCATGTGAAGAATGAG TTTGGGGCTGGAGCTGCTGAAATGGCGAATGCATTTGGAAGAGAG AGTATCGTCAGGCTGTTAGAAACGAAGAAGAGCATGGCACATTAG